A region of Arabidopsis thaliana chromosome 5, partial sequence DNA encodes the following proteins:
- a CDS encoding Nucleotide-diphospho-sugar transferase family protein (Nucleotide-diphospho-sugar transferase family protein; CONTAINS InterPro DOMAIN/s: Nucleotide-diphospho-sugar transferase, predicted (InterPro:IPR005069); BEST Arabidopsis thaliana protein match is: unknown protein (TAIR:AT4G19970.1); Has 35333 Blast hits to 34131 proteins in 2444 species: Archae - 798; Bacteria - 22429; Metazoa - 974; Fungi - 991; Plants - 531; Viruses - 0; Other Eukaryotes - 9610 (source: NCBI BLink).), whose translation MSSSSSSSSSSSSSRSKFMDSGFIIGRKELTRILILFLGLTASCLVLYKTAYPLQRLNVSNLTSLQASPSPLLPNLNSSEISPETTKPKLSFKEILENASTKNNTVIITTLNQAWAEPNSLFDLFLESFRIGQGTQQLLKHVVVVCLDIKAFERCSQLHTNCYHIETSETDFSGEKVYNTPDYLKMMWARIDLLTQVLEMGFNFIFTDADIMWLRDPFPRLYPDGDFQMACDRFFGNPYDSDNWVNGGFTYVRSNNRSIEFYKFWHKSRLDYPDLHDQDVFNRIKHEPFISEIGIQMRFFDTVYFGGFCQTSRDINLVCTMHANCCIGLDKKLHDLNLVLDDWRKYLSLSEPVQNTTWSVPMKCLED comes from the exons atgagttcttcgtcttcctcatcctcttcttcttcttcttctcgcaGTAAATTTATGGATTCAGGATTTATAATCGGGCGAAAAGAACTAACAAGAATTTTGATACTGTTTCTTGGTTTAACCGCTTCATGTCTGGTTTTATACAAAACAGCTTATCCTCTGCAACGACTTAATGTCAGCAATCTAACCTCTCTCCAAGCTTCTCCATCTCCACTATTACCAAACCTCAACTCATCAGAGATTTCTCCAGAAACG acaAAACCAAAGTTGAGTTTCAAGGAGATTTTGGAGAACGCATCAACGAAGAACAATACAGTGATTATAACGACATTGAATCAAGCTTGGGCAGAACCAAACTCTTTGTTTGATCTCTTCTTAGAGAGTTTTCGTATTGGACAAGGAACACAACAACTTCTGAAACATGTAGTAGTGGTTTGCTTGGATATCAAGGCGTTTGAACGATGCTCACAACTTCATACTAACTGTTACCACATTGAAACATCAGAAACTGATTTCTCTGGCGAGAAAGTTTACAACACTCCTGATTATCTTAAGATGATGTGGGCCAGAATCGACCTTCTTACTCAAGTACTTGAGATGGGTTTTAACTTCATCTTCACG GACGCAGATATAATGTGGCTTAGAGATCCATTTCCTCGGTTATATCCAGATGGAGACTTCCAAATGGCGTGTGACAGATTCTTTGGAAATCCTTATGATTCAGACAATTGGGTCAATGGTGGTTTCACATACGTGAGATCAAACAATCGAAGCATTgagttttacaaattttggCACAAATCTCGTCTAGATTATCCAGACTTGCATGATCAAGATGTGTTCAACAGAATCAAGCATGAGCCTTTTATCTCAGAGATTGGAATCCAAATGAGATTCTTTGATACAGTTTACTTTGGTGGGTTTTGTCAAACGAGCAGAGACATAAACTTGGTTTGCACAATGCATGCTAATTGTTGTATTGGTTTGGACAAGAAGCTTCATGATCTGAATCTTGTCCTTGATGATTGGAGAAAGTACCTGTCTTTGTCAGAACCAGTGCAGAACACGACGTGGAGTGTTCCTATGAAGTGTTTGGAAGATTGA
- a CDS encoding Pectin lyase-like superfamily protein (Pectin lyase-like superfamily protein; FUNCTIONS IN: polygalacturonase activity; INVOLVED IN: carbohydrate metabolic process; LOCATED IN: cellular_component unknown; CONTAINS InterPro DOMAIN/s: Pectin lyase fold/virulence factor (InterPro:IPR011050), Pectin lyase fold (InterPro:IPR012334), Glycoside hydrolase, family 28 (InterPro:IPR000743), Parallel beta-helix repeat (InterPro:IPR006626); BEST Arabidopsis thaliana protein match is: Pectin lyase-like superfamily protein (TAIR:AT5G44840.1); Has 3991 Blast hits to 3967 proteins in 479 species: Archae - 4; Bacteria - 1103; Metazoa - 14; Fungi - 1284; Plants - 1467; Viruses - 0; Other Eukaryotes - 119 (source: NCBI BLink).) has product MCGSGGNSKTFLIPSNQTFLLQPLTFQGPCKSPSVQVKFDGKIVAPINKAAWSESKLFRWVSFKEIIGLTVNGSGTIHGRGSSFWKQLHFQRCNDLKIIGITSFNSPRNHISISECKRVQLTKIKLVAPEDSPNTDGINISGSSDVDVYDTFIGTGDDCVAINNGSVNINITRMNCGPGHGISVGSLGRDGEESIVENVQVTNCTFFRTDNGVRIKTWPNGKGYARNILFKDLTFRESKNPIIIDQNYVDKGRLDVEESAVAISNVTFTDIRGTSQRNEIIKIDCSEVTYCKDIVLDKIDIATVDGNKPVVECSNVYGKSINTNDANGCFED; this is encoded by the exons ATGTGTGGTAGTGGTGGGAATTCAAAAACATTCCTTATTCCTTCAAACCAAACATTCTTACTACAACCTCTTACTTTCCAAGGCCCTTGTAAATCTCCTTCAGTACAAGTTAAG TTTGACGGAAAGATTGTTGCACCTATTAACAAAGCAGCTTGGTCGGAGAGTAAGTTATTTAGATGGGTTAGTTTTAAGGAAATAATCGGTTTAACAGTCAATGGTTCGGGAACAATTCATGGACGTGGCTCGTCTTTTTGGAAG CAATTGCATTTTCAAAGATGCAACGATCTCAAGATAATTGGAATAACCTCATTCAACAGTCCAAGAAACCATATATCAATTAGCGAATGCAAAAGAGTTCAACTAACGAAGATAAAACTCGTAGCACCCGAGGATAGTCCTAACACTGATGGGATTAATATATCAGGATCAAGTGATGTCGATGTATACGACACATTTATTGGAACTG GAGATGATTGTGTAGCTATAAACAACGGAAGTGTGAATATCAATATTACAAGGATGAATTGTGGACCTGGCCATGGAATAAg TGTGGGGAGCCTaggaagagatggagaagaatcTATAGTTGAGAATGTCCAAGTAACTAATTGTACTTTCTTTAGGACAGATAATGGAGTTAGAATTAAGACATGGCCG aatggAAAAGGATACGCAagaaatatactttttaaagACCTTACATTCAGAGAATCCAAAAATCCGATTATAATCGACCAAAATTATGTCGATAAGGGTCGCCTAGACGTGGAG gAATCAGCAGTGGCAATTAGTAATGTGACATTCACAGATATTCGTGGAACGTCACAACGCAATGAGATTATAAAGATAGATTGCAGCGAAGTCACATATTGCAAAGACATTGTTCTTGATAAAATTGATATTGCTACGGTCGATGGAAATAAACCAGTTGTTGAATGCAGTAACGTGTATGGAAAGTCTATCAATACTAACGATGCTAATGGTTGTTTCGAAGATTAG